The Ranitomeya variabilis isolate aRanVar5 chromosome 7, aRanVar5.hap1, whole genome shotgun sequence DNA window tgTTTGGCCGGAGACCACAAGGGACATGACGTGGAGCTACTGGATGTGGCCTCTGAGAAGAAGACAAAGGAAATGAAGTGTGTCTTTGAGACAATGAAATACAAAAGAAAAGAAGTTGAAGAAAGAGTCCAGAATCTGAAGGATCATAGGACCGAACAGGGACAGAAATCAGCCGGACTCGGTGACAGAGTCGCTCTCCTGTTTACTGATCTCAGGAAGAAGCTGGATGATCTAGAAAAGAGAATCCAGGGAGAGATTTCCAGACAGAAGGATCAGGTCTCACGTTCAGTCTCTGACCTGGTAGAACAGGTGGAGCTTCAAGTGGACAAACTGACCAAGGACATGAATCGTCTTGCAGGATTATGTAATATCACTGATCCACTGACCTTTCTACAAGACGTAAATGCTGGTGACATCAGTGACGGGAGCTGTGAGGTCATCGGTGATGTAGGAGATGCTCCGTGTGTGGACGAAGGCCTAGTCTCACAGATATTACACGAAGGACTGGGGAACTTTGCCGATAATCTGATTGATATGAAGATAAAGAGACCGTTCTCATTGATGGAGAAATCAGACATATTACTGGATATAGACACGGCCCATAATAAAATTATTATATCACGAGATCTCAGATCTGCTTCTTTTTCTGGTACATCACAGAACAGACCCGATTGGCCCAAGAGGTTCAAGTCCCAGCAGGTGCTAAGTTCTCGCAGCTTCTCCTCAGGGAGACATTACTGGGAGGTGGACGTGAGTCAGGCGAAGAAATGGATTATTGGAGTGGCCAGGGAAAGTCTGGAGAGGAAGGTGAACGGAATTGAATCTTATATTGGTTATAATGAGAAATCCTGGGGTTTGATGTTCTGTCAACGTTTTCAATGCTGTCATAACGGTAAATTTACACAAATGGCATCAGCTTCTCCTGTGCGGGTTGTGGGGATCtatctggattatgaggccgggcgTCTCTCCTTCTATCAggtgtgtgaccccatcagacacttacacaccttcaccgCCTCCTTCTCCGAGCCGCTCTATGCCGCCTTATATTTATATGAAGGTTCCGTAATCAGAATAATGGAATAATTACATAAAGGTGGCCTCTGTAAAGCCATAAAATTAATTTCCACCTTCCATCGTCCTTACATATTCGGATTCAAAACTCTGTACTGCTTACGTTTTTTCTGTATAGTGGTTCAATCTTTTTTTTGTTATAATTATACAATTCTACAGATCATCTCTATAGACAGTTTTAAGAGATAACGTATTACCCGTGGCCACCAGTAGAGGGAGCACAGTGCTGTATACGTGGAATGCAGAgagctcccccaagtggtggctgcaggtaacgAGCATCCAAGTAATTTACGTATTCATGATCCAGATATGATATAAGTTTTGTCTCCTCCCAAGAGGTTTATCCAGAATTATCCGACATATTACTCTAAGATATACATCAGATTTACGTTATttcctttttttgtggatttcctatTGAAGTTCTATAAATCATTTCTACAGATAGATTACGAATCTAATACGCACATAATTTGTCATCCAAGCTATTCAATTTGTGGTTACATCAATTCATCCTAAAAATGTGTCTGTCTTCACAACCAATTATTAGTTATTGTTCCAAAATATCTAAAAAAAGatggtgattaaaaaaaaaaaaaaatactattgttTTGTGCATACAATCTTTGTATagatctatgtgtctccatggtaacagacaacacaTTCCACCAGTGTAGTCAGATCCTACAATCACATTTCCTTTCATATTTATTGCTCAGTAAATTATCCCATGAGGATAGAAATAAGTAGGAGGCAGAAGGAAACAGGAGTGCAGGATCCGACCACCCAACGTTTGtggtctgttaccatggaaacataTAAACATAGGTCTGTTACCATGCAAATATATAGCTgtatggggaaaaaaataattaagaCCTATTGTAAAGTTGTTTAAATTTGTACTTTAGATGCATTCGGttaataacattattttttttttgtgaagttgGAAATAGGGTTTAACATTtaatatttaaaattcagaaaatgtGCTAATCCGGCACTTGTTTCACGCATAAaacgagaataaaataaaaaaataggtatCAGAAACAATgtggataaaataaaaaaaaataatccagaaGAATGTTATAGATTTCTCTTTTCGTGTCTGATAATTCAGAATCCATGACCCGATGCTGAAATACATGTATGTTACTGTCTGTGTCAGGCTGCTGGGTTACAGGTGGGGGCTTCATCCTGATATTACAGATACGGATTTTGTATTATTCCATTGTTACTTTCTTGTTCACTTCTAATAAAAATAATCATTCTGAAATTGTCGGCCATTTTCTGGAGACGAATTTGTCCTGTCTACCTGAGTGCGCTTAAAAACGTGACTAAGAGCCACAAAAAAAAAGTGCACTAGGACGCTGGTCTCCTGAAACCCTCTCCAGCAGGAGCAGCGTCCCCCAACTACAGAAAAGTAGAAAGGTAGATGATgaaacgaggctgaagttggtttcttatttgtcagtttcttattcggcaattttttcttttctgttttttataggtttaacaacaaaaaataagcatcacaataataacacacaatgcagtgaggtgccctgatgtgagtacactacaaaaacaataaaactggcacaaaaatgggcatcaaagtgggcaccaaagagcgctgaagaaagggttaaatgcctttgggccactgatctcacactacagACATCTAGAACAGGGCACCCCACATCAAACCCAGTTATCTCCAGCCTGGCCTAAATGGGTtccgggcatcagaactggcatcaaagtgggcagatagTCAATTTTGGCCATGCGAATAAGTAACGGATGTTTTTAAGTTAaattactttgggccactgatctgatacataaaatacacagatagtgatgccctgcatcaaacccaggtccctccagcctggccgaaATGGGTTCTGGGAACCAGAACTGG harbors:
- the LOC143785381 gene encoding E3 ubiquitin-protein ligase TRIM62-like, whose amino-acid sequence is MASAELRDELNCSICLSLYTDPVSLRCGHNFCRSCIVSVLDAQEAAGGYSCPDCRAEYPERPALEKNRKLRNIVERFSSTQPDMEETRIFCTYCTKSPVSAVSTCLLCEASFCEKHLSRHSKSPEHTLVDPTDTLEKRKCSTHKEVLKYYCPIDAACICVSCCLAGDHKGHDVELLDVASEKKTKEMKCVFETMKYKRKEVEERVQNLKDHRTEQGQKSAGLGDRVALLFTDLRKKLDDLEKRIQGEISRQKDQVSRSVSDLVEQVELQVDKLTKDMNRLAGLCNITDPLTFLQDVNAGDISDGSCEVIGDVGDAPCVDEGLVSQILHEGLGNFADNLIDMKIKRPFSLMEKSDILLDIDTAHNKIIISRDLRSASFSGTSQNRPDWPKRFKSQQVLSSRSFSSGRHYWEVDVSQAKKWIIGVARESLERKVNGIESYIGYNEKSWGLMFCQRFQCCHNGKFTQMASASPVRVVGIYLDYEAGRLSFYQVCDPIRHLHTFTASFSEPLYAALYLYEGSVIRIME